A region of Halosolutus amylolyticus DNA encodes the following proteins:
- a CDS encoding radical SAM protein, whose translation MISKGCEQCAKGGKMVLFVYGYCDQRDCFYCPLGENRKNVTDVYANERLVESDADVLTEAKRMDALGTSITGGEPQEALDRTCHYLELLKDEFGEDHHTHLYTGITGGRENMRRLSEAGLDEIRFHPPYEQWGDLHGTEWEDILYIAREEGLTPAFEIPGIRAEEEFLDFLDEGAADFCNVNEFEMSDGNYRRMQEQGFELKEDHMSAVDGDREEILDVMGDHEKVYFCTSVFKDAAQHRRRLKRMARNIRREFDDITDDGTLVYGKTTAAPERFEDLGVPEEFYTVKTNHVEVAWWLLEEMIDEGDLEDGEIVEQYPTYDGQVVERTPLA comes from the coding sequence ATGATCTCGAAGGGCTGTGAGCAGTGCGCGAAAGGCGGCAAGATGGTGCTGTTCGTCTACGGCTACTGCGACCAGCGCGACTGCTTTTACTGCCCGCTCGGCGAGAACCGCAAGAACGTCACGGACGTCTACGCCAACGAGCGACTCGTCGAGAGCGACGCGGACGTCCTCACGGAGGCAAAACGGATGGACGCCCTCGGTACCTCGATCACCGGCGGCGAACCGCAGGAGGCCCTCGACCGGACCTGTCACTACCTCGAACTACTGAAAGACGAGTTCGGCGAGGACCACCACACCCACCTCTACACCGGCATCACGGGCGGCCGCGAGAACATGCGCCGCCTCTCGGAGGCCGGCCTCGACGAGATCCGCTTTCACCCGCCGTACGAACAGTGGGGCGACCTCCACGGCACGGAGTGGGAAGACATCCTCTATATCGCCCGTGAGGAGGGACTCACCCCCGCGTTCGAGATTCCCGGTATCCGCGCCGAGGAGGAGTTCCTCGACTTTCTGGACGAGGGGGCCGCGGACTTTTGCAACGTCAACGAGTTCGAGATGAGCGACGGCAACTACCGCCGGATGCAGGAACAGGGGTTCGAACTCAAGGAGGACCACATGAGCGCGGTGGACGGCGATCGGGAGGAGATCCTCGACGTGATGGGCGATCACGAGAAGGTCTACTTCTGTACGTCGGTGTTCAAGGACGCCGCCCAGCACCGCCGTCGCCTGAAGCGGATGGCCCGCAACATCCGCCGCGAGTTCGACGACATCACGGACGACGGCACGCTCGTCTACGGGAAGACGACGGCCGCGCCGGAGCGATTCGAGGACCTCGGCGTTCCCGAGGAGTTCTACACGGTCAAGACGAACCACGTCGAGGTCGCGTGGTGGCTCTTGGAGGAGATGATCGACGAAGGCGATCTCGAGGACGGCGAGATCGTCGAGCAGTACCCGACCTACGACGGGCAGGTCGTCGAGCGGACGCCGCTGGCGTAA
- the ahaH gene encoding ATP synthase archaeal subunit H, translating to MPRPEVLERIKSAEEEADEIVALADNDRDERIAEARERAEEIRTEAEQEAQELKERRLEEAREEIDAECERVLEDGEQEREELAERARTRVDEVTDHVVELFQEDVHAQT from the coding sequence ATGCCGAGGCCAGAGGTTCTCGAACGAATTAAGTCGGCGGAAGAAGAGGCCGACGAGATCGTCGCATTGGCAGACAACGACCGCGACGAGCGAATAGCCGAGGCCCGGGAACGTGCCGAGGAGATTCGCACGGAAGCGGAACAGGAGGCGCAGGAGTTGAAAGAGCGCCGCCTGGAGGAGGCTCGCGAAGAGATCGACGCGGAGTGCGAGCGCGTCCTCGAAGACGGCGAACAGGAGCGCGAGGAACTCGCCGAGCGCGCCCGGACCCGGGTCGACGAAGTGACCGACCACGTCGTCGAACTGTTCCAGGAGGACGTCCATGCTCAGACCTGA
- a CDS encoding DUF7096 domain-containing protein: MKSATPALLAFLLVCSLPAMTVVAVGPAAEGIGDANDNQPLRLLPHQQGDLLHAEGTTNRLTLSHEATDVTSSHAEYQHDLGTELAITDDELRIDQSKYAILDREFDDATDEERSEKAEATYSHLKDRMDAIEAREKRAVREHASGDISDAELLQTLVRNYREALVIHDTLSELDDRTDRISGYSVPREQLRADRTILDFHQTQIRSSLEASSRTQQKVLLETSQNGYSLAMIRGGTYIVETTRFDNRDTNSPNQFEEFEGMIERTSELYPWAGSDEYGSPHYQDNSYENLYWIDILHQQGSLEVYLDAGSGDVHREVQELSMAKLPQSETETWSNDGLELTLNRTPANGPAQVKVVDAVSGEPQAATITIDGYEFGETDGDDGTLWILPPSGEYELGAETETGSINTTVSG; encoded by the coding sequence ATGAAGAGCGCGACGCCCGCCCTCCTCGCGTTTCTCCTCGTCTGTTCGCTCCCCGCGATGACGGTCGTCGCAGTGGGGCCGGCGGCCGAGGGGATTGGCGACGCGAACGACAACCAGCCCCTTCGTTTGCTTCCCCACCAGCAAGGGGATTTACTCCACGCCGAAGGCACGACGAACCGGCTCACGCTGAGCCACGAGGCCACCGACGTTACCAGTAGCCACGCTGAGTACCAGCACGATCTCGGAACGGAGCTCGCGATTACTGATGACGAGCTCAGAATCGACCAGAGCAAGTACGCAATCCTCGATCGAGAGTTCGACGACGCGACCGACGAAGAGCGATCGGAGAAGGCCGAGGCGACGTATAGTCATCTCAAAGACCGGATGGACGCGATAGAAGCCCGCGAAAAACGAGCCGTCCGCGAACACGCTAGCGGCGACATATCTGACGCCGAGTTGCTCCAGACGCTGGTACGAAATTACAGGGAAGCGCTCGTAATTCACGATACGCTCTCCGAACTAGACGACCGGACGGACAGAATTTCGGGTTATTCGGTACCGCGAGAGCAACTCCGAGCAGATCGTACGATCCTCGACTTTCATCAAACGCAGATTCGATCCTCCCTGGAAGCATCGTCGAGAACGCAACAAAAAGTTCTGCTCGAAACCTCACAAAACGGATACAGTCTCGCGATGATACGCGGCGGGACGTACATCGTCGAAACGACACGGTTCGATAACCGGGATACGAACTCCCCAAATCAGTTCGAAGAGTTCGAAGGAATGATAGAACGGACGAGCGAACTGTACCCGTGGGCGGGAAGTGACGAATACGGCTCGCCCCACTACCAGGACAATAGCTACGAGAACCTCTACTGGATAGATATTCTTCACCAGCAGGGCTCCCTCGAGGTGTATCTCGACGCTGGGTCCGGTGACGTGCATCGCGAAGTGCAGGAACTATCGATGGCGAAACTGCCCCAGTCTGAAACCGAGACCTGGTCCAACGACGGCCTCGAACTCACGCTCAACCGGACGCCGGCGAACGGTCCGGCACAGGTGAAGGTGGTCGACGCAGTCTCGGGCGAACCCCAGGCGGCGACGATCACGATCGACGGCTACGAATTCGGCGAGACCGACGGCGACGACGGGACGCTCTGGATCCTCCCGCCATCCGGGGAGTACGAACTGGGTGCCGAGACGGAAACCGGGAGCATCAACACGACCGTCTCGGGCTAA
- a CDS encoding PAS domain S-box protein — translation MATGTNVLWVDDDPAVRDAAAPALERASDDVTVTVAATVSDARSQLDERADDVDCVVSGYDLPETNGLDFFETVRERHPGVAFILCPGSGSETIASDAIGAGVTDYVPKQEGRDRPDELATRITSAVPECEERSAIRTRSERELDRYRTLVQTVADPMYMLDDGGTITMVNDAMVALLGYERDWLLGRHISAVFDEEMVERGRKTLYGLLESDDRDRARFEFTFETRDGDRRTGEANLSPLRSDDGTYVGSVGVVRDITRHRERERDLSEYETIVETAPTKLFVLDADARIVWMNAKFAAGFEESRTDLLGTRFPTLIDRGYFDEQVTTQYVEEVRKLLSSEVDLDRAKYDVQFRTADGDERVYDVHTKLLPFEDGEFAGTIHAMRDITRRRRYQRELERQNERLEEFAGFVSHDLRNPLNVAQGSLALLEEGADGSHLEDLRWSLSRMAELVDDLLGLARHGTAVSEQEWVSLADVAADAWATVETGDARLEIETDRDLYADESCLRELFENLFRNAIEHGSTGSQDGGHPDAADADHMIVSVGPLPGPRDDRGEVDSGSDAPATDAGFYVADTGAGLPPDRESIFEFGHTTAADGTGLGLAIVEEIVTAHGWSIAARDARAGGARFEIEGVRTDETEMVIESPDA, via the coding sequence ATGGCAACTGGGACTAACGTCCTCTGGGTCGACGACGATCCAGCGGTTCGTGACGCCGCGGCACCGGCCCTCGAGCGGGCCAGCGACGACGTCACCGTGACCGTCGCGGCTACCGTTTCCGACGCACGCTCCCAGTTGGACGAGCGGGCCGACGACGTCGACTGCGTCGTCAGCGGGTACGACCTGCCCGAAACGAACGGCCTCGATTTCTTCGAGACCGTCCGCGAGCGCCACCCCGGGGTGGCGTTCATCCTGTGTCCCGGATCGGGATCCGAGACGATCGCCAGCGACGCGATCGGTGCGGGAGTGACCGACTACGTCCCGAAACAGGAGGGGCGAGACCGGCCGGACGAACTGGCGACCCGGATCACCAGTGCCGTCCCGGAGTGCGAGGAGCGGTCCGCGATTCGCACGCGGTCCGAGCGGGAGCTCGATCGGTACCGGACGCTCGTCCAGACGGTCGCCGATCCGATGTACATGCTCGACGACGGGGGGACGATCACGATGGTCAACGACGCGATGGTCGCGTTGCTCGGCTACGAGCGCGACTGGCTGCTGGGCAGGCACATCTCGGCGGTGTTCGACGAGGAGATGGTCGAGCGCGGCCGCAAGACGCTGTACGGGTTGCTCGAATCCGACGATCGGGATCGCGCCCGATTCGAGTTCACGTTCGAAACGCGCGATGGCGATCGTCGGACGGGTGAGGCGAACCTGTCGCCCCTGCGCTCGGACGACGGGACGTACGTCGGCTCCGTGGGCGTCGTGCGGGATATCACCCGCCACCGGGAGCGAGAGCGGGACCTCTCCGAGTACGAGACGATCGTCGAGACGGCTCCCACCAAACTGTTCGTACTCGACGCGGACGCGAGGATCGTCTGGATGAACGCGAAGTTCGCGGCCGGGTTCGAGGAGTCGAGGACAGATCTGCTCGGAACGCGATTCCCGACGCTGATCGATCGCGGCTACTTCGACGAGCAGGTGACGACACAGTACGTCGAGGAGGTCCGGAAACTCCTCTCCTCGGAGGTCGATCTCGATCGGGCCAAGTACGACGTCCAGTTCCGGACGGCGGACGGCGACGAGCGGGTGTACGACGTCCACACGAAACTCCTGCCGTTCGAGGACGGCGAGTTCGCGGGGACGATCCACGCGATGCGGGACATCACCCGGCGCCGGCGCTACCAGCGCGAACTCGAGCGCCAGAACGAGCGCCTCGAGGAGTTCGCCGGTTTCGTCAGCCACGATCTCAGAAATCCGCTCAACGTCGCCCAGGGATCGCTCGCGTTGCTCGAAGAGGGGGCCGACGGCTCACACCTCGAGGACCTCCGGTGGTCGCTGTCGCGGATGGCGGAACTCGTCGACGACCTGCTGGGACTCGCCAGGCACGGAACCGCCGTCAGCGAGCAGGAGTGGGTGTCCCTCGCCGACGTCGCCGCCGACGCGTGGGCGACGGTCGAGACGGGCGACGCGCGGCTCGAAATCGAGACCGATCGCGACCTCTACGCCGACGAGTCCTGTCTCCGGGAACTGTTCGAGAACCTCTTTCGGAACGCGATCGAGCACGGCTCGACGGGCAGTCAGGACGGGGGCCACCCCGACGCCGCTGACGCCGATCACATGATCGTCTCCGTGGGACCGTTGCCGGGGCCGCGAGACGATCGAGGCGAGGTCGATTCGGGATCCGACGCCCCGGCCACGGACGCCGGATTCTACGTCGCGGACACCGGGGCCGGGCTCCCGCCCGATCGGGAGTCGATCTTCGAGTTCGGGCACACGACGGCCGCGGACGGCACCGGGCTTGGCCTGGCGATCGTCGAGGAGATCGTCACGGCGCACGGCTGGTCGATCGCGGCGCGTGACGCGCGGGCGGGCGGTGCGCGGTTCGAGATCGAGGGCGTCAGGACCGACGAGACCGAGATGGTGATCGAATCGCCGGACGCGTGA
- a CDS encoding type IV pilin N-terminal domain-containing protein — translation MIGRSESWADEPPHRERGVSPIVGLLALLAVTVALATIVAVGASTVSIGSTGPTAAFDLAVDGSTITIDHLAGDAIDVAALSVTIAVDGTELDSQPPVPFVGAEGFDGAPSGPFNAKSDRTWRSGTTAGVTVADTNAPEIERGDSVAVTLVVDGEAVATLETTSR, via the coding sequence GTGATCGGACGGTCGGAGAGTTGGGCCGACGAGCCCCCGCATCGGGAGCGTGGCGTCAGCCCGATCGTCGGCCTGCTGGCACTCCTCGCGGTTACCGTCGCGCTCGCGACGATCGTCGCCGTCGGAGCCAGCACGGTGTCGATCGGGTCGACCGGGCCGACGGCCGCGTTCGACCTCGCCGTCGACGGATCGACGATCACGATCGACCACCTGGCCGGTGACGCGATCGACGTGGCGGCGCTCTCGGTGACGATTGCAGTGGACGGAACCGAACTGGACAGTCAGCCGCCGGTCCCGTTCGTCGGGGCCGAAGGGTTCGACGGCGCGCCGTCGGGGCCGTTCAACGCGAAATCGGATCGGACGTGGCGATCGGGGACGACTGCCGGGGTCACCGTCGCCGACACGAACGCGCCCGAGATAGAGCGCGGCGATTCGGTGGCGGTCACGCTGGTCGTCGACGGGGAGGCGGTCGCGACGCTCGAGACGACGAGTCGGTGA
- a CDS encoding polyprenyl synthetase family protein: MELLERRRALIEERLVDVVDAVDPETLGEEVRHVTLSGGKRVRPMVTILACETVGGTAEDAVDFGVGIELVHNASLVVDDIIDRSELRRGTTSAWAEFGHGPAIIASDGLLGEAFALFSADPNATQVVAEAMVELGIGEATELSAKPANEEEYMTLARRKTGALFRAAAELGAIAADSDPFTVEAVGEYAERVGVAFQIRDDVLDAVADADDLGKPTGHDAALERPSVVQVTDLTPEEANERAQTEADRAIDALDRVDVVDREARGYLQELAEYVVERER; encoded by the coding sequence ATGGAACTTCTGGAGCGCCGTCGGGCGCTGATCGAGGAGCGTCTCGTCGACGTCGTCGACGCCGTCGATCCCGAGACGCTCGGCGAAGAAGTTCGGCACGTCACGCTCTCCGGCGGAAAGCGCGTTCGACCGATGGTCACCATCCTCGCCTGTGAGACGGTCGGCGGGACGGCCGAGGACGCCGTCGACTTCGGCGTCGGAATCGAACTCGTCCACAACGCTTCGCTGGTCGTCGACGATATCATCGATCGCTCCGAGTTACGACGCGGGACGACCAGTGCGTGGGCCGAGTTCGGTCACGGACCGGCGATCATCGCCAGCGACGGACTGCTCGGCGAGGCGTTCGCGCTGTTTTCCGCGGATCCGAACGCGACACAGGTGGTCGCCGAGGCGATGGTGGAACTCGGGATCGGCGAGGCGACCGAACTGTCGGCCAAGCCGGCGAACGAGGAGGAGTACATGACCCTCGCGAGACGCAAGACCGGCGCACTGTTCCGTGCGGCGGCCGAACTCGGCGCGATCGCCGCCGATTCGGATCCGTTTACGGTGGAGGCAGTCGGCGAGTACGCCGAGCGCGTCGGGGTCGCCTTCCAGATCAGGGACGACGTGCTCGACGCGGTCGCCGACGCGGACGACCTCGGCAAACCGACCGGCCACGACGCCGCGCTCGAGCGGCCCTCGGTCGTCCAGGTGACCGACCTCACTCCCGAGGAGGCGAACGAGCGGGCACAGACGGAGGCCGATCGCGCCATCGACGCGCTCGACCGGGTGGACGTCGTCGATCGAGAGGCGCGGGGCTACCTGCAGGAACTGGCGGAGTACGTGGTCGAGCGGGAGCGCTGA
- a CDS encoding DUF373 family protein, translating into MLLVLCVDLDDDLGRKTGFSTPVIGRDPVEEAAVALATADPEDSDANVIFQGLHIYDDLDARDESVEVAVVTGNDDGDVQANREVGEEVDTVLASLSTAEDVTALVVTDGAQDESVIPIIRSRVPIDGVRRVVVRQAQNLESMYYTIKQVLNDPETRGTVLIPLGILLLIYPLALIGTLLDMPGFFLGTTSALLGLYLISRGLGLGDRLDATVERARRSLYAGRTTLLAYVVAATLLVIGSVSGLDALEAEQAATTGETDVFVQLAAFVFGSIQWFAAAGITTSLGQITDEYIAGSLEWRYLNAPFYVLAMAIVLHAVSAFFLDVVGITYLAAALTAGTLLGIVSTLAFAVAESRFSEGGRQPDRASR; encoded by the coding sequence ATGCTGCTGGTCCTGTGTGTCGACCTCGACGACGACCTCGGCCGAAAGACTGGCTTCTCGACGCCGGTTATCGGCCGCGACCCGGTCGAGGAGGCAGCCGTCGCACTCGCGACAGCGGACCCCGAGGACTCCGACGCCAACGTCATCTTCCAGGGGTTGCACATCTACGACGATCTGGACGCGCGCGACGAGAGCGTCGAGGTCGCCGTCGTCACCGGCAACGACGACGGTGACGTCCAGGCCAACCGTGAGGTCGGCGAGGAAGTCGACACCGTCCTCGCGAGCCTCTCGACCGCCGAGGACGTCACCGCGCTCGTGGTCACCGACGGCGCACAGGACGAATCCGTCATCCCGATCATCCGCTCGCGGGTTCCGATCGACGGCGTGCGCCGGGTCGTCGTCAGGCAGGCCCAGAACCTGGAATCGATGTACTACACGATCAAACAGGTGCTGAACGACCCCGAAACGCGGGGGACGGTACTGATTCCGCTGGGAATCCTCCTGCTCATCTATCCGCTTGCCCTGATCGGCACCCTGCTCGACATGCCCGGCTTCTTTCTCGGGACGACCTCGGCACTGCTCGGGCTCTATCTCATATCGCGAGGGCTCGGACTGGGGGACCGACTCGACGCGACCGTCGAACGGGCCCGGCGATCGCTCTATGCCGGCCGGACCACGCTCCTCGCGTACGTCGTCGCGGCCACCTTGCTGGTCATCGGCAGCGTCAGTGGGCTGGACGCCCTCGAGGCCGAACAGGCGGCGACGACCGGCGAGACGGACGTCTTCGTCCAGCTCGCGGCGTTCGTGTTCGGGTCGATCCAGTGGTTCGCCGCCGCCGGGATCACCACGAGCCTCGGCCAGATCACCGACGAGTACATCGCGGGCTCGCTCGAGTGGCGCTACCTCAACGCGCCGTTTTACGTCCTCGCGATGGCGATCGTGCTCCACGCGGTGAGCGCGTTCTTCCTCGACGTGGTTGGGATCACGTACCTCGCGGCGGCGTTGACGGCCGGCACGCTGCTGGGTATCGTGAGCACGCTCGCCTTCGCCGTCGCCGAATCCCGGTTCTCCGAGGGCGGTCGACAGCCCGACCGCGCGTCGCGATGA
- a CDS encoding helix-turn-helix transcriptional regulator has translation MRLSTAVTLALTVLLATSMLGAVAAAPSARTPTVADRSPSEASLHDPAVQQSQVISVSGSASSSSIQDDQQLSLQAADPAQVIRINVTETGDAEWSIESRFLLTDDEDVETFESYAGEVTAGNRDVDYDRQLFENQLATAEQSTGRTMSIEGMGWDDPRVESIDDPDAADEDYRVGVISYSFTWTNFATTDGDHVYFGDAFETSQGPWLANLGSEQRLVIQSPPGYSFEEFNTPPTTTNDGAFIWNGPQQFENGDLDIVFVRVAGSPQNSWLYPGVALLVIVVAAAAAYFIVRRRSNVEIDVPPAIRDRLPVIGSRDPDAPATDPGAGPGGDRRTPDVGPAAAESDGGEQLSFEEPDDVDPELLSDEERVHRLLKRNGGRMKQGSIVTETGWSNAKVSQLLSQMDDDGEIEKLRIGRENLITLPEVDPTEID, from the coding sequence ATGCGGTTATCCACCGCCGTTACACTCGCCCTCACAGTCCTCCTCGCCACGTCAATGCTGGGGGCGGTGGCCGCCGCACCGTCGGCGCGGACGCCGACGGTAGCCGATCGGTCCCCGTCCGAGGCGTCCCTCCACGACCCTGCGGTGCAGCAGTCACAAGTGATATCTGTCTCCGGTTCGGCCTCCTCGTCGTCGATCCAGGACGATCAGCAGTTATCCCTCCAGGCTGCCGACCCGGCGCAGGTGATCCGGATCAACGTGACCGAAACCGGTGACGCGGAATGGTCGATCGAGAGCCGGTTTCTCCTGACCGACGACGAGGACGTCGAGACGTTCGAGTCGTACGCCGGAGAAGTCACCGCCGGCAACCGGGACGTCGACTACGATCGACAGCTGTTCGAAAACCAGCTCGCCACCGCCGAGCAGTCGACAGGCCGTACCATGTCGATCGAAGGGATGGGCTGGGACGACCCGCGGGTCGAATCGATCGACGATCCCGACGCGGCCGACGAGGACTACCGCGTCGGCGTCATCTCGTACTCGTTTACCTGGACCAACTTCGCGACCACCGACGGGGATCACGTTTACTTCGGGGACGCGTTCGAGACGTCACAGGGACCCTGGCTCGCGAATCTCGGGTCCGAGCAACGGCTCGTCATCCAGTCGCCACCCGGCTACAGCTTCGAGGAGTTCAACACGCCGCCGACCACGACGAACGACGGAGCGTTCATCTGGAACGGCCCACAGCAGTTCGAAAACGGCGACCTCGATATCGTCTTCGTTCGCGTCGCCGGTAGCCCGCAGAACTCGTGGCTCTACCCCGGTGTCGCACTCCTCGTGATCGTCGTCGCCGCGGCGGCCGCCTACTTCATCGTACGGCGCCGATCGAACGTCGAAATCGACGTCCCGCCGGCGATCCGCGATCGCCTGCCCGTGATCGGCTCTCGCGACCCCGACGCGCCAGCCACGGACCCCGGCGCCGGGCCCGGAGGCGATCGCCGGACGCCGGACGTCGGTCCCGCAGCCGCCGAATCGGACGGTGGAGAGCAGTTGTCGTTCGAGGAACCAGACGACGTCGATCCGGAACTGCTGAGCGACGAGGAACGCGTTCACCGGCTGTTAAAGCGAAACGGTGGCCGGATGAAACAGGGCTCGATCGTGACTGAAACCGGCTGGTCGAACGCCAAGGTCTCCCAACTGCTCTCACAGATGGACGACGACGGCGAGATCGAGAAACTCCGGATCGGCCGCGAGAACCTGATCACGCTTCCGGAGGTCGATCCGACCGAGATCGATTGA
- a CDS encoding methyltransferase domain-containing protein codes for MGVLENKARARLFYKYLSKVYDQVNPFVWTEDMRAEALSLLDLEDDMTVLDVGCGTGFATEGLLEHVDEVYALDQSRHQLEQAYAKFGKRAPPVHFHRGDAERLPFATDTFDVVWSSGSIEYWPTPILALREFRRVLKPGGQVLVVGPNYPDNFLAQRLADSIMLFYDEYEADRMFKTAGFEDVQHLFQGPSYDPDVAITTIGRAPE; via the coding sequence ATGGGAGTTCTCGAGAACAAGGCCCGTGCTCGACTGTTCTACAAGTACCTCTCGAAGGTGTACGACCAGGTCAACCCGTTCGTCTGGACCGAGGACATGCGAGCCGAGGCCCTCTCGTTGCTCGACCTCGAGGACGACATGACGGTTCTCGACGTCGGCTGTGGCACCGGGTTCGCGACCGAGGGTCTCCTCGAGCACGTCGACGAAGTGTACGCGCTCGACCAGAGTCGACACCAACTCGAACAGGCCTACGCGAAGTTCGGGAAACGCGCCCCACCGGTACACTTCCACCGTGGGGACGCCGAACGGCTCCCGTTCGCGACGGACACGTTTGACGTCGTCTGGTCCTCCGGCTCGATCGAGTACTGGCCCACCCCGATCCTCGCGCTCCGTGAGTTCCGCCGCGTGCTGAAACCCGGCGGGCAGGTGCTCGTCGTCGGCCCCAACTATCCCGACAATTTCCTCGCACAGCGACTCGCCGACTCGATAATGCTCTTTTACGACGAGTACGAGGCCGATCGGATGTTCAAGACCGCCGGCTTCGAGGACGTGCAACACCTGTTCCAGGGGCCGTCGTACGATCCCGACGTCGCGATCACGACGATCGGCCGGGCACCCGAGTAA